CGTCTTCATCAGCTTCATGACGGCGCGGATCCCGAAGAAGAGGAACAACGCCAGCGCGAACGTGATCAGCAGCTCGAAGACCCAGAAGAACGGCACGTCGCCGGCCGGCCGCGCCACTGTCGGGGCGGGCGCCGGCCCGAGCGGCCCGATGGGGCCACTGGGCGGCAACTGCTGTGGCCCCGTCGGGCCGAAGCTCGGGAAGAAGCTGGCGATCCACTGGAACAGTGCCCCGATGCCCACCAGGGCCAGGTTCGCGCCGACATGGACCTGATCCATGAACGACGAGAGCACATCCGGCGTGACCAGCACCACCACCACAATGGCCACCAGCACGATCAGCCCAACCAGCCCGCCGACCAGCACCAGCCAGTCCTGCTCCGGGGCCGACCCTGGGGCGCGCCGCTGGCTGCGCCGCGCCAGCCCCAGCCCGTAGAGGCCGGCCGCCGCGAACGTGACGGCTGGGAGGAGCCCTGCTCCCGGTGCCGCCCAGATCAGGATCACCAGCATGCCGAGCACGACGATAGTTCCGACCTGCAGCTCGGACTCCACGAACTCGAGGTCGATCCAGCCATCGGCCAGCGCCCAGCCGCGCCAGGCCAGCAGCAGCCCCGCCACGAACTGGACGTTCCAGCGCATGCCAGACGGCGTGCCGGCCGCGGTGGCGTTGCCGGCCTCAGCCAGCACGGCCACCACGATGGCGACGGTTGCCCACCAGACGGGATCGAACCAGTTGAGACGACGCCATGAGACCGGCGCCAGCTTGCCAAACCCGAACGAGAGCGGCCCCGAGAGCAGGATCAGCCAGGGGGCCGGCCAGGGACTGCCAGCAACGGCCACCCAGACCCAACCCAGGATCAGCGATGCGATCGAGATCTCCATGATCATCGCGGCGGCGATCATGCGCGTCGCTCCTCGGCCAGCGCCGCCACGATGTCGCGCTCCCGCCCCAGGTCGAACCAGGCGTACCCGTCCGGCGGATCGGCCTGCCGCAAGCCGCAGTAGACCAGCGCAACCGGATCGCCACGTCGCCGCACCGACTCCAGCTCGGCGAGCATCGGCTCCTCGGGCAGCGGCGTGAACACCACGATGGTCGTGCCCGGCGGGTGACGCCCGAGGGTCGACGCGAGCACGTTGTCGATGGGGCGGCCTTCGGACGGCATCACGACGGCCAGCGATTCGAGGATCAGGCGTAGCTGATCCAGGCCAGCGTTGCCGGGGATGGTGACAGCATCCGCCCCGCTGATCGCCAGGGAGACCGCCGCGCCGCGCTCGATGGTCACGTTCGCCAGCGAGGCCGCCGCCGACACCGCCCGCTCGAACAGGGCCTCGCGGTAGACCAGCCACGAGTGATCGAAGCCGCCGGCGTCGAGGTAGATGGCGACCTCGCGCCGCACGGTCCGCTCGAGCACCTTGACCTGGATCGACCCGCGCCGGGCGCTCGCCTTCCAGTGAATCTGGCGCGGCGAGTCGCCGACGCGGTAGTCGCGCACGCCGATGGGACGGACCGGGTCGGGCATCACGATACTGCTGGCCCGCAGGTCGCCCACGGCCATGCCGGCCTTCAGCCCGATCTGCTCCAACGGCACGATCCGCGGGAAGACCAGCAGACGGGCGCTGGTCGGCTCCTCGCGGCGGCGTGGGTAGAGCCGCAGCGGATCGGCGGCCAGCATGCTGATGGCCTCGACTTGGTATGCGCCCCGCTGCCGACAGCGGACGTGGATGCGCCGCTCGACCTTCTGAAAGGGCAGCAGGGTGACCATGATGTGCAGCGCCCGGCCGTCGCCGCTCAGCACCCCGATGCCCGGCTCGGGCGTCACGTACAGGCCGCGCGGCACCGTGAAGTCGATCTCCAGCCAGGGGATCGGGATCGGGCCGCGCCCGCTCACCCGCAGCAGCAGCTCGACCTCGTCATCGGGAAAGGCGCGGTCGTCGTCAAACTCCAGGACGCAGCGCACTGAGCGCAGCGCCAGCGCCGACCAGAGCCGCGTGACGATGGCGAGCGCCAGCAGCAGCGCGGCCATCGCGCTGAGGGGCGCGGACTGGTTCCAGACGGCCAGCGCCAACAGCACCAGGGCCAGCGAGATGCCGCGCGCCCCGACCAGCCAGAGCGTATTGCCCGCCGCGTCGCCGTGCAGCTGGATCACGGGCGCGGTCCGTCAGGGAGCAGTGCGAGGCCGGGCTGCTGGCCCGTGCCGTGGAGGGCGCCCATGCTCACGCGTCTACTCGACGGGCACCGGCGTCGCGGAGACGATCTCGTCCAGCACCGACAGCTCGGTGCGGCCACGCAGGCGCGCCTGACTCGTCAGCAGCAGACGGTGGCCGAGGACCGGGCCGGCCAACGCCTTGACGTCGTCCGGGACCACGTAGGTGCGGCCACGCACGGCGGCCAGGGCCTGGGCGGCGTGGTACAGCGCCAGCGTGGCGCGGGGGCTGGCCCCGAGCCGGATGGCCGTGTGCTCGCGGGTGGCGCGAACCAGGGCCACGACGTAGTTGCGGATCGTCGGCTCGACGCGGATATCCCGGACGGCGCGGATCAGCCCGATCAGCCGCTGGAGGTCCATCACCGGGTGGACCTCGTCGAGCGGCGTGGCCGACGCGAACCGGTCGATCAGCGCCTGCTCGTCGCGCTCGCTGGGGTAGCCGATCCGCAGGCGCAGCAGGAACCGGTCGAGCTGGGCCTCCGGCAGCGGGAACGTCCCCTCAAGCTCGATAGGGTTCTGGGTCGCGATCACCAGGAACGGGCTGGGCAGCGGTCGGGTCGCCCCTTCGAGGGTGACCTGCCGCTCCTCCATCGCTTCGAGCAGGGCGGCCTGGGTGCGCGGCGTCGCGCGGTTCAGCTCGTCCACCAGCACGATGTTGGCGAAGATCGGCCCCTGCTGGAACACGAAGCCGCCGCCCTTCTGGTCGAGGACGTGGACGCCGGTCACGTCGCTGGGTAGCAGGTCGGGCGTACACTGAATGCGGGCGAACGAGCCACCAATCGAGCGGGCCAGCGAGCGCGCAAGGGTGGTCTTGCCGACGCCCGGCACGTCCTCGACCAGCAGATGCCCGCCGGCCAGCACGGCGACCAGCGTGTGCTCGACGGCCTCGGCCTTACCGACAACGACCTGAGCGATGCTGCGAAGGATCGGGGCGATCTCGGCGTCGAGCGCCCGGGGTGCGTTCTGGGAGACCATGCGCGCAGTATAGCGAGGGGCAGGAAAAAGCTACACCCGGCTCAGGGCACGCGGGTCCAGCAAGTCGCGCACCTGATCCCCGAACCGCCCGACGGCCAGCACCACCAGGCTCAGCGCCAGGCCGGGCATCGTCGAGATCCACCACGCCGTATTCAGGTAGGCCCGGCCATTCGCGATGGTCGCGCCCCAGGACGGCTGGTCGGACGGCGTCCCCAGGCCCAGGAAGCTCAGCGAGGCCTCGGCGATGATGACCAGCCCCACCTCGACCGTCGCCACGACCACCAGCGGGCCGACGGTGGACGGCACGACGTGCAGGCGAAGCAGCCGCGCGTCGCTGGCCCCCAACGCCTGCGCCGCGTGCACGAACTCGCGCTCCTTGGTGGTCAGCGTGGCCGCCCGCGCCACCCGTGCGAACGTCACCCAGCGCGTCAGCGAGAGCGTCACGATGACGTTGGTGACGCTCGGCCCGAGCACGCCAGCGATCAGGATCGCCAGCAGGATCGAGGGAAAGGCCAGCTGGATGTCGGCGATCCGCATGGCGACGGTGTCCACCCAGCCACCGTAGTAGCCGGCCAGCACCCCGATCACCAGCCCGACGGTACCAGCCACGGCGACCGTGCTCAGCCCGACCAGCAGCGAGATCCGCGCGCCCTGCAGCACCTGCGCCAGGAGATCCCGCCCCACCTGATCGGTGCCCAGGAGGGCCGTCGAGCCGTCGCGCAGCACCTCCAGCGGCGGCTTCAGACGCTCGCCGGTCCGCACCGACACCGAGTCGTACGGCCAGACGACCGGCCCGAGGATGGCGATCAGCAGGAACAGGATCAGCGGCGACGCCCCGATCAGCAGCCGGATCAGGCGGCGTCGCTGGCGGCGCCGGCCGCGCTCGGCGGCGGCAACGGCCGGCGTGGCGCTGCCCGCTGCGAGCGGCCCGGCGGCGGCGACGGTCGGCGTCTGGTGGCTCATCAGCTCCCCCAGCTCATTGCAAGCGAACTCGGGGATCGAGCGCGCCGTAACTCAGATCAACCAGGAAATTGATCGTCACGAAGATCGCCGTGATGAAGAGAATCGCCGCCTGCACCAGCGGATAGTCGCGGTTGGTGATCGCGTCCACCAGCAACAGCCCCACGCCCGGCCACGCGAAGACCGTCTCGGTGATGACGGCCCCGCCGAGCAAGTGCCCGACCTGCAGACCGACCACCGTGATAACGGGGATCAGCATGTTGCGGATGGCGTGTCGCCACATCACGACCTGGGCGGGGAGGCCCTTGGCCCGCGCCGTCCGGATGTAATCCTCGTCCAGCACGTCGAGCAGGCCGCTGCGGACCAGCCGCGTCAGCACGCCCACCAGCGGCAGCGCCACGGTGATGCTCGGCAGCACCAGATGGGCCGGCGTCTCGTCGCCGGCGCTCGGGAGCAGCCGCAACGAGCGCGCAAATATCAGGATGAACATGATGCCGAGCCAGAAGCCCGGCACCGACTGCCCCAGCAGCGACACCACCGACACGATAGCATCGAGCGTTCCCCCGGGCCGCAACGCCGCCGCGATGCCGAGCGGGAAACTGATCAGGACCGCGATGACGATGGCCGTGAGCGCCAGCCGCCCCGTCGTCGGGAGCCGCTCGGCCACCAGCGACGCGACCGGCTGGGCCAGCCGCAGCGACTCCCCGAGATCGAAGCGGAGCGTTTGCCCCAGGTAGACGACGTACTGGACCGGCAGCGGCCGGTTCAGCCCGAGCTTGTCGCGCAGGGCGTTGACCTCAGCAGCGGTAGCATCCGTCCCGAGCATCATCTGAGCAGGATCCCCGGGCACGGCGCGGACGGCCAGAAAGACCACCGTCAGCGCGCCCCACAGCACGAAGACGGAGAAGATGAGGCGCCTGATGATGTAGGTCGTCATAGCAACCTCACCCCCCGAGCCCGCTACTTCTTCGGCATCGTGTTGTAGAACGACAGGAAGGCGCTCGGCGTCGGGACGAACCCGTCTACTGACTTGCGGTACGCGAACGTCGCCAGCAGGTCGAACGGGAAGATGCCGACCGCGTCATCCCAGATGATCTTGTTAGCCTGGGCGTACAGATCCTTTCGCTTGTTCTGGTCCGTGGCCGCCGCCGCCTCGTCCAGCAGCTTGTCGAGCGCCTCGTTCTTGTACCCATTGCGGTTCGCCCGCGAGTGGTACAGCCGCCCGAGCGTGAAGTCGGCGTCGCCGGTGGTGACGGCGTTGGTCTGGAAGTCCATGTCCCAGTTGAGCTTGATCAGGTTGTCGAGCCAGGTCGCGCGCTCCTGCTCGGCCACCTTGACCTTCACGCCGATGGCGTTCCAGTACGCGATCATCGCCTGCCCAAGCTCGCGGTCCTGCGGGCCGGCGCCAGCGTACCAGATGAAGCTCGTCTCGAAGCCGTTCGGCTTGCCAGCCTCGGCCAGCAGCGCCTTCGCCTTGGCCGGATCGTAGGCGTACGGCGTCTGCGGGGCATGCCCGAAGACGGTTGGCGGAATCGGCGCGGTCGCCCGCACGCCGATGCCCGGCAGCAAGTCCTTCACCATCGTGTCGATGTCGAGGGCGTGGATCATCGCCTGGCGGACCCGCTTGTCGGTGAACGGCTCGCGGCTGCCGTTCATCCACATGAAGTAGTACTCATGCGACGGCGTGGTCTCGACCTTCAGCTCGTTGTTCTTCTGGAGGCCGGCCAGCTGATCCGGCGGCACCCGCCAGGTGAAGTCGATCTCGCCGGTCTCCAGCGCCGTCAGCCGAGCGGCGACCTCGGGGATGTACTTGAAGACGATGGCCTTGGAGGCCGGCGGGCCGCCCCAGTAGGCATCGTTCGCCTCGAGCCGCAGATCGGCGTCCGCACGCCACGAGACGTACTTGAACGGGCCGGTGCCAACGGGCTTGGTGAAGAAGCCGTCGGCGTTGACGCTGGCGGCCGGCGCCACGGTCAGCAGGGTGACGCTGGCCGGGATCGTGCCCACCGGCTGCTTGGTCTTGAGGCGGATCGTCATCGGATCGGGCGCCTCGACCGTCTCGACGTTCGCGAAGAGCGGGGCGACCGGCCCCTTCTGCGCGATGATCCGTTCGAGCGACGCCTTCACGTCGGCGGCGGTAAAGTCCGAGCCGTCGTGGAACTTGACGCCCTGGCGCAGCTTGAAGACCCAGGTGGTCGGGTCGGGGGCTTCCCAGGAGGTCGCCAGCTTCGGCACGAGGCTGCCGGTGGCCGAGTCACGCCCGACCAGCGTGTCAAAGACGTGCTGCATGCAGGTGTGGGTCACCCCGTCCACCGACTGCGCGCCCTGTGGATCGAGCGTCGTCAGCTTGGCATGCAGGCCGATCTTCAGCTCGCCCGTGGGGGTGCGGGAGGCCGGCTTCGCGTCGGAGGCCGGCTTGGTCTCGGGCGGCTTGGCGGCCGGCGGCGCGGCGGCCGTCGTCGGCGCGGCGGCAGCCGCTGGCGCGGCGGGCTTGCTCTCGGCCGGCTTGGCGGGGGCGGTGGTGGCAGCCGGCGCGGCCGGCTTGGTCTCGGCGGGTTTGGCGGCCGGCTGCTGCTGACCGCAGGCGGCCAGCACGGCAACGCTGGCCGCGGCCAGCACTGACTGGCTCAGGAATTGGCGGCGATTCACACGCATGATGTCGTCCTCCTCCTACTCGTCGTCGAGCATTGGGGTCTTCGGGGGGTCTTCGGGGGTTCCTCGGACTGTCTGCCGATCGGCCGAGGGGCGCCGGAACGCAGATTCCCCAGTTCGGCGCCCTCGCCAGCAACGGTGGAGTATGGGTCGCTAGCGCGGCGACTCGCCGCCGGCCTGCACCCGCCGATTGACGGTGTCGCCCAGGTACGCGCCCTGCTTGACCATGGTCTCCTGGAGCCAGTGAACGGGGATGTTGCGCGGCTCGACGCCCTCGGCGACGGCCAGCGCAGCGGCAGTCCCGGCCGCCTGCCCCATCGCGAAGGCTGGCGGCATCACGCGGATCGCCCCGAGCGCTTCATGCGTCGCGGAGACGCAGCGGCCAGCGACCAGCAGCCGGTCGGCCCCCTTCGGCACCAGGCAGCCGTAGGGGATCTGGTAGACGTTGGCGCAGGTGAACGCCTCTTTGTTCATCGTGCCGCCGGAGCCAGTCGGGCTGTGGATGTCGATGGGGTACCCGCACAAGGCGATCACGTCGTCGAACTCGCGGCCCGTGGCGAGATCGTCCGCCGTCAGCGTGTACTCGCCCTCGATGCGCCGCGTCTCGCGCACGCCGATCATCGCCGCCGTGTCCAGCAGCATCGCGTTCTCGAAGCCGGGGCAATACTCCCGGAAGAACTTGATCAGGAACATCACCTGCTTGCGGCCTTCGATCTCGGCCTTCGTCAGATCCTTGACGTTGGTGCCGTCGAGCTTGTGCAGGCGCGTGGTGTTGACCCGCCAGATGCCCGGGTACGGCGTCCGGTAGACGCCAATCGCCTCGCGCGGGATCGGGAACTCGCCGCGCTCGTGGGCTGCCTTCACAATCGAGGTGAACGGGCGGTACTCGTTCATCCGGTTGACGTACTCGACGACCTTCTCGTCGTCGACGTTGCCGACGCGGAAGAAGAGGGTCATCGGCTGGGTCAGGCCGTCGCCCTCGCGGCCCTGGTGGGTCGGCACGCCGGCCCGCACCGCGATGTCGGCGTCCGCCGAGCAGTCCACCGTGATCTTGGCGCGGATCGCCTCCAGGCCGGACTTGCTGCCGACGACCACGCCCGAGACGCCGCCGTCTTCGACCAGCGTATCCACCACAAAGGTGTGCAGCCGCAGCTCGACGCCAGCCTCCAGGCACATCTCGGCGGCCACCAGCTTGACGTACTCGGGGTCGAACGGGGTCACCCGGTGGTGGCCGTAGGTGATGAACCCGGCGTACTCGCTGCCACCCTCGACCTCGCGCGGGTGGATCGCGCCGCCCAGCGCCTCGGCCCGCTCGACCAGCTCTTCAAACACGCCCTTGATCAGCTGGATCTTGCCGTCCTGGCTGTACGACGTCATGAACGGTCCGACGAGGCCTGCCGTGGCGTTCCCACCCAGGAAACCGAACCGCTCAACCAGGACCGTCTTTGCGCCGGTGCGCCCGGCCGCCACCGCCGCCGCGATACCGGCCGGACCGCCGCCGACGACCAGCACGTCACATTCGGCGGCTACGGGGATATCCCTGGCGAAGCTGATCCGCTCGCCGTTCCGCTCTGCGTCTGACACGACTCAGGTATCCCTTCTCTCGTCGAGTGGGCTCCAGTCGCACCCGCAGGAGCGCCGCGTCACCATCTGGGTCGGCAACACCTGCGGGGAGCGTACCTCACGCCCTTCAATGAGGTTGACAATCATCCGTCCGGCCGCCGCGCCCATGTCGTAGCGCGGTGGGCTGACACAGGTCAGCGGCGGCTCGACGAGCGGCGACCACTCCAGGTTGTCGTAGGCGATGACAGCGAACTGCTCGGGCGTCCGGACGCCCTGCTCGCGCAGGCCACGAATCAGGGCGACGGCCAGCGGATCGCGCGTGGTGATGGCGGCCGTCACCCCCTGCTCGAGGATCTGGCGCACGGCGTCGCGGATACGCTCAGGCTCGGCCTGCCCGGCGTCGAGCGCGAGGGTCATCTCGGCCCCGGCGTCCCGCATGAGCCGCCGGTACGCCTGGACCTTGTCGCGGGTCGGCTCGAACCGAAGATCCTCGGCCAGCATCGCAATGCGGCGGTGCCCGTGGCCGCGCAGGTGCGCGAGGGCCGTCTCCAGGCCGCCAACCTCATCCGCGCTGACGGTCGGGATCTCGACGCCGAAGTCACGCCGCCCGACGTGGACGATGGCCACACCCTGGCGGTGGGCCTCGGCAACGGCGGCACGGTCGGTCTGCGTCCCGATGATGACCATGCCGTCGACCCGTCCGCTGGTGATCGGCTCGGTCAGGTCGTGGCTGGCGGCGACGTGCCCTGGCGCGAAGAGGAGCAGATCGTAGTCGGACTCGCCGAGGGCGTGACGCAGCCCGGCCAGGATCAGGTCGTAGAACGAGTCGCCCTGCATCCTGCTGGAGCCGTACCGCACCAGCCCCACGGTGGTGGTCCGGCGGCCGGCCAGCGCACGCGCGGCATAGTTGGGCCGGTAGCCCGTTTCGCGTACGATACGCAGGACGCGGTCGCGGGTGACTGGGTTGACGCGTGGGCTCAGGCGGATCGCGAGTGAGACGGTATTTCTGGAAACGCCGGCAAGCCGCGCAACGTCTTCGAGCGTGCGCGCCCTGGGCGACTCCGTCGTCTCACTATGAACGCTCATAGTGCCTCCAGAATACCATGTCGTCCTGAATCCCGCAACATCGTTGTCTGCCGAGAGTCTGGACCTGCCGTGCCGGCGTGGACCACTGCGCCGGCGTGGACGCGCAGCATCGCCCCTGCCGCCCCCGCTGCACTGCGATATCGTTATTGCAGAGAGGATACACGCCGGCGGATCGCCCGAACGGGGCGCCGGCGCGCGGCCTTCGTCACACCGTCATCCGGGCGCCGTGCCCTGGGAGCGTGCGGCGACGTTCGAGTGCCGGCGACCGCGCTGGCGCGTCGTCAGGCGGCGACCTTCGCCAGCACGCGCTTGTGCGCCAGGTCCGCCAGCAGCACGGCCGGCGCGGTCAGCAGCGCGATGCCCCAGCCCAGCAGCGTCGGCGGGGCCTGCCCCAGCAACGCCGCCAGCGGCGACACGTAGAGCAGCAGCCCCAGCAGTGCCAGCTCGACGCCCACGCCCACCAGGATCAGCCGGTTGCTGGTCCAGCCGAGGCGGCCCGGCCAGCGGCGGGTGTCGCGGCAGGCGAAGACGTTGGCG
The genomic region above belongs to Chloroflexota bacterium and contains:
- a CDS encoding DUF4129 domain-containing protein; the encoded protein is MIAAAMIMEISIASLILGWVWVAVAGSPWPAPWLILLSGPLSFGFGKLAPVSWRRLNWFDPVWWATVAIVVAVLAEAGNATAAGTPSGMRWNVQFVAGLLLAWRGWALADGWIDLEFVESELQVGTIVVLGMLVILIWAAPGAGLLPAVTFAAAGLYGLGLARRSQRRAPGSAPEQDWLVLVGGLVGLIVLVAIVVVVLVTPDVLSSFMDQVHVGANLALVGIGALFQWIASFFPSFGPTGPQQLPPSGPIGPLGPAPAPTVARPAGDVPFFWVFELLITFALALFLFFGIRAVMKLMKTNIGSIGFSLPKQREPSPAMSAAEAFSWATWWQVFLRWLRGEVLTGNVFRPSAARTSAAGGGVLDGTAQQSEQRTIRALYREFLTAVARAGFERRPATTPNELAHEVNRARPVAAASIETVTELYVRTRYGEEQPGADELSRMREAVQQARRDLAPPEEPKRPRRA
- a CDS encoding DUF58 domain-containing protein, whose product is MIQLHGDAAGNTLWLVGARGISLALVLLALAVWNQSAPLSAMAALLLALAIVTRLWSALALRSVRCVLEFDDDRAFPDDEVELLLRVSGRGPIPIPWLEIDFTVPRGLYVTPEPGIGVLSGDGRALHIMVTLLPFQKVERRIHVRCRQRGAYQVEAISMLAADPLRLYPRRREEPTSARLLVFPRIVPLEQIGLKAGMAVGDLRASSIVMPDPVRPIGVRDYRVGDSPRQIHWKASARRGSIQVKVLERTVRREVAIYLDAGGFDHSWLVYREALFERAVSAAASLANVTIERGAAVSLAISGADAVTIPGNAGLDQLRLILESLAVVMPSEGRPIDNVLASTLGRHPPGTTIVVFTPLPEEPMLAELESVRRRGDPVALVYCGLRQADPPDGYAWFDLGRERDIVAALAEERRA
- a CDS encoding MoxR family ATPase — encoded protein: MVSQNAPRALDAEIAPILRSIAQVVVGKAEAVEHTLVAVLAGGHLLVEDVPGVGKTTLARSLARSIGGSFARIQCTPDLLPSDVTGVHVLDQKGGGFVFQQGPIFANIVLVDELNRATPRTQAALLEAMEERQVTLEGATRPLPSPFLVIATQNPIELEGTFPLPEAQLDRFLLRLRIGYPSERDEQALIDRFASATPLDEVHPVMDLQRLIGLIRAVRDIRVEPTIRNYVVALVRATREHTAIRLGASPRATLALYHAAQALAAVRGRTYVVPDDVKALAGPVLGHRLLLTSQARLRGRTELSVLDEIVSATPVPVE
- a CDS encoding ABC transporter permease; translated protein: MSHQTPTVAAAGPLAAGSATPAVAAAERGRRRQRRRLIRLLIGASPLILFLLIAILGPVVWPYDSVSVRTGERLKPPLEVLRDGSTALLGTDQVGRDLLAQVLQGARISLLVGLSTVAVAGTVGLVIGVLAGYYGGWVDTVAMRIADIQLAFPSILLAILIAGVLGPSVTNVIVTLSLTRWVTFARVARAATLTTKEREFVHAAQALGASDARLLRLHVVPSTVGPLVVVATVEVGLVIIAEASLSFLGLGTPSDQPSWGATIANGRAYLNTAWWISTMPGLALSLVVLAVGRFGDQVRDLLDPRALSRV
- a CDS encoding ABC transporter permease — its product is MTTYIIRRLIFSVFVLWGALTVVFLAVRAVPGDPAQMMLGTDATAAEVNALRDKLGLNRPLPVQYVVYLGQTLRFDLGESLRLAQPVASLVAERLPTTGRLALTAIVIAVLISFPLGIAAALRPGGTLDAIVSVVSLLGQSVPGFWLGIMFILIFARSLRLLPSAGDETPAHLVLPSITVALPLVGVLTRLVRSGLLDVLDEDYIRTARAKGLPAQVVMWRHAIRNMLIPVITVVGLQVGHLLGGAVITETVFAWPGVGLLLVDAITNRDYPLVQAAILFITAIFVTINFLVDLSYGALDPRVRLQ
- a CDS encoding ABC transporter substrate-binding protein is translated as MRVNRRQFLSQSVLAAASVAVLAACGQQQPAAKPAETKPAAPAATTAPAKPAESKPAAPAAAAAPTTAAAPPAAKPPETKPASDAKPASRTPTGELKIGLHAKLTTLDPQGAQSVDGVTHTCMQHVFDTLVGRDSATGSLVPKLATSWEAPDPTTWVFKLRQGVKFHDGSDFTAADVKASLERIIAQKGPVAPLFANVETVEAPDPMTIRLKTKQPVGTIPASVTLLTVAPAASVNADGFFTKPVGTGPFKYVSWRADADLRLEANDAYWGGPPASKAIVFKYIPEVAARLTALETGEIDFTWRVPPDQLAGLQKNNELKVETTPSHEYYFMWMNGSREPFTDKRVRQAMIHALDIDTMVKDLLPGIGVRATAPIPPTVFGHAPQTPYAYDPAKAKALLAEAGKPNGFETSFIWYAGAGPQDRELGQAMIAYWNAIGVKVKVAEQERATWLDNLIKLNWDMDFQTNAVTTGDADFTLGRLYHSRANRNGYKNEALDKLLDEAAAATDQNKRKDLYAQANKIIWDDAVGIFPFDLLATFAYRKSVDGFVPTPSAFLSFYNTMPKK
- a CDS encoding FAD-dependent oxidoreductase → MSDAERNGERISFARDIPVAAECDVLVVGGGPAGIAAAVAAGRTGAKTVLVERFGFLGGNATAGLVGPFMTSYSQDGKIQLIKGVFEELVERAEALGGAIHPREVEGGSEYAGFITYGHHRVTPFDPEYVKLVAAEMCLEAGVELRLHTFVVDTLVEDGGVSGVVVGSKSGLEAIRAKITVDCSADADIAVRAGVPTHQGREGDGLTQPMTLFFRVGNVDDEKVVEYVNRMNEYRPFTSIVKAAHERGEFPIPREAIGVYRTPYPGIWRVNTTRLHKLDGTNVKDLTKAEIEGRKQVMFLIKFFREYCPGFENAMLLDTAAMIGVRETRRIEGEYTLTADDLATGREFDDVIALCGYPIDIHSPTGSGGTMNKEAFTCANVYQIPYGCLVPKGADRLLVAGRCVSATHEALGAIRVMPPAFAMGQAAGTAAALAVAEGVEPRNIPVHWLQETMVKQGAYLGDTVNRRVQAGGESPR
- a CDS encoding LacI family DNA-binding transcriptional regulator: MSVHSETTESPRARTLEDVARLAGVSRNTVSLAIRLSPRVNPVTRDRVLRIVRETGYRPNYAARALAGRRTTTVGLVRYGSSRMQGDSFYDLILAGLRHALGESDYDLLLFAPGHVAASHDLTEPITSGRVDGMVIIGTQTDRAAVAEAHRQGVAIVHVGRRDFGVEIPTVSADEVGGLETALAHLRGHGHRRIAMLAEDLRFEPTRDKVQAYRRLMRDAGAEMTLALDAGQAEPERIRDAVRQILEQGVTAAITTRDPLAVALIRGLREQGVRTPEQFAVIAYDNLEWSPLVEPPLTCVSPPRYDMGAAAGRMIVNLIEGREVRSPQVLPTQMVTRRSCGCDWSPLDERRDT